GCTATCGCCGCATCGATCTCGGCACCGTCGCCGACGTGCCGTGGAATGCGCCGTTCTATGCCGCACACGGCTTTGCCGTGGTCGACAAGCATGCGCCGGATTACGCCCGGGCCTTGGCGCGCGATCGCGCCAATGGCTTCCCCGACGCCTTGCGCGTGTTCATGGCGCGCGCGCTCGAGCCGCCGGCGCGCGGCGACTGGACGGTCTGGCCCGCTCCGGCCAAGCTCAACCTGTTCCTGCGCATCACCGGCCGCCGTGTCGACGGCTATCACGAGCTGCAAACGGTGTTCCGCCTGCTCGACTGGGGCGACGAGCTGCGCGTGCGGGTGCGCGAGGACGGCCAGTTGCGTCGCCTGGCCGGTGCCGCCGGGGTGGCCGAGGAGGACGATCTCGCGCTGCGCGCCGCGCGCCTGCTGCGCGACCACACGGGCGTGACGTTCGGCGCCGAGATCGCCATCGACAAGCGCATCCCCATGGGCGGCGGCTTGGGCGGCGGCAGTTCGGACGCGGCCAGCGTGCTGGTCGCGCTCGATCACCTGTGGGGGTGCGGGCTGGACGAAGCCGCCCTCGCCGAACTGGGCCGCCGGCTCGGGGCCGACGTGCCGGTGTTCGTGCGTGGCCGTTCGGCCTGGGCGGAGGGCATCGGCGAACGGCTGACCCCGCTCGCGCTGCCGCGGCGCTGGTACGTGGTGCTCGACCCCCACGAGCACGTCGCCACCGCCGGCCTTTTTCAAGCGCCTGAATTGACACGAAATGCCACCCCGGCCAAAATGCCGGACTTCGTTTCGGGCGGGTTGGCCGACAATGCCTTCACGCCGGTCGTGCGCCGGCGCCACCCCAAAGTGGCCGCGGCGTTGGATTGGTTGGGTGCTTTCGGCGCGGCGCGGCTGTCCGGCAGCGGCGGCTGCGTGTTTCTCGAGACGACCTCGCGCGCCCGCGCGCGGCAGGTGGCCAGGCAATGCCCGGCCGACTTCGCCGCCGTGGTCGCCGAGGGCGTCGAGGTTTCGCCCTTGCTCGCGGCACTCGCGCGGCATCGGCGGGCCGGCGGGGCGTGACGCGTCGGGCACCGCCCAAGGTTTGCCTTCGCAATGATTCATGGTGGGGCGTCGCCAAGCTGGTTAAGGCACGGGATTTTGATTCCCGCATGCGCAGGTTCGAATCCTGCCGCCCCAGCCACCATCCAACGCATACATCCCAAGCTCGAGAGGTCCACCGTGGACGCATCCACCCCGATGCTCTTCACCGGCAACGCCCACCGCGCGCTGGCCGAGGAGGTCTCCCAGCGCCTGGGCGTGCCACTGGGCAAGGCGCTGGTCGGCCGTTTCAGCGACGGCGAGGTGCAGATCGAGATCGAGGAGAACGTGCGCCGCCAGGAGGTGTTCGTGATCCAGCCGACCGGCGCGCCGAGCGCGGAGAACCTGGTCGAGTTGCTCACCCTGGTCGATGC
The DNA window shown above is from Aerosticca soli and carries:
- the ispE gene encoding 4-(cytidine 5'-diphospho)-2-C-methyl-D-erythritol kinase; the protein is MNAMPSIERAVPAQVDALCAIERAAVQLFRGHPAWPFYQAAALPPDRLEAAITRGLVWVAMEAGAPVGFIWLDDEGRTDADGIGIAELDVLPRHGRRGIGGALLEHACAWARAAGYRRIDLGTVADVPWNAPFYAAHGFAVVDKHAPDYARALARDRANGFPDALRVFMARALEPPARGDWTVWPAPAKLNLFLRITGRRVDGYHELQTVFRLLDWGDELRVRVREDGQLRRLAGAAGVAEEDDLALRAARLLRDHTGVTFGAEIAIDKRIPMGGGLGGGSSDAASVLVALDHLWGCGLDEAALAELGRRLGADVPVFVRGRSAWAEGIGERLTPLALPRRWYVVLDPHEHVATAGLFQAPELTRNATPAKMPDFVSGGLADNAFTPVVRRRHPKVAAALDWLGAFGAARLSGSGGCVFLETTSRARARQVARQCPADFAAVVAEGVEVSPLLAALARHRRAGGA